The following proteins are encoded in a genomic region of Thunnus maccoyii chromosome 8, fThuMac1.1, whole genome shotgun sequence:
- the rpl36a gene encoding 60S ribosomal protein L36a, producing MVNVPKTRRTYCKKCKKHQPHKVTQYKKGKDSLYAQGKRRYDRKQSGYGGQTKPIFRKKAKTTKKIVLRLECVEPNCRSKRMLAIKRCKHFELGGDKKRKGQVIQF from the exons ATG GTGAACGTCCCGAAGACCCGCAGGACCTACTGCAAGAAGTGCAAGAAGCACCAACCCCACAAAGTTACCCAGTACAAGAAGGGAAAGGATTCCCTCTATGCACAGG GTAAGAGGAGATACGACAGAAAGCAGAGCGGTTATGGTGGTCAGACTAAGCCTATTTTCCGTAAAAAG gctaaaacaacaaagaagaTTGTGTTGAGGCTCGAGTGTGTCGAGCCCAACTGCAGATCTAAGAGAATGCTGGCCATCAAGAGATGCAAGCACTTCGAGTTGGGTGGTGACAAGAAGAGAAAG GGCCAGGTCATCCAGTTCTAA